The sequence below is a genomic window from Pirellulales bacterium.
TGCGCAGGCTCGGCCGCGGGTTTGCCGCGCGATGGTTCATGGCTCTGCAAGCCGCTCGCTTCGGCAGGCGGAAGCCGCATTCGCCCGTGGATCGACGGCCCTCCAACCTTCGGACTTGAGGCTCCGGCCTATTTCCAACAGCGCATCGAAGGCATGCCGGTCGGCGCGGTTTTTCTTGCCGCCGGGCGACGGGCACACCTCCTCGGCGTCACGCGGCAACTGATCGGGCTCGATTGGTGCGGATTGCCCGCCGACGCCGCGCATCGATTCCGCTATTGCGGATCGATCGGGCCATTGCGGTTGAACTCGGCCACCGCGAATCGGTTCGCACGGATCGGGGATGTGCTCGCCGAGGCATTCGATTTGCGCGGCCTGTTCGGGGTCGATGCTATTGTCGCCGGCGGCGATTTGGCCGCTGGCCGTAGCGACGTGTGGCCGCTGGAAGTAAATCCGCGGTATACGGCCTCCGTCGAGGTTTTGGAACGCGCCCTCGGCATTCGATCAATCGCTTTGCATGTCGCGGCCTTCGGTGGGTTACCGTGTGCCACTGGCTCCGCCAGTGTTTCTATGGGGGCCGATAGGCGGGCAGCAGCAGCGGCAGAACCGGTAGCACACGGAGGGCTAGCTGATCGGTTGGATGATGCGCGTCCGTGCTGCGGCAAGGCGATTCTGTTTGCCTGCAGCGATATAATCGTTGGGCTGAAGTTTCCCGCATGCTGCGCGCGGCGGAATTCGAATTGCGCATGGCCGACGATGGCCGACATTCCAGCCGCTGGCTCATCGATAAGAGCCGGGCAGCCGGTCGTCACTGTGCTAGCAAGCGGGGCGAACGAAGCTGCGGTGCTCGCCAAGTTGAAGTCGTCAGCGGAGTTAGCGAGAGCTGAATTGGCTGGTACGGGAGCGTGTGCTGCGGGATAGGACGATTTTTTCAGCAAAATCGGCGGCGATAATGCCGAATTGCCGAACCTTTTGCACTCGCGCGTTACAATAGTGAGAGGGGCCATGCGACGTTGCTCGCGGCGAATGAAAAAACGCGGAGGACAAGCCTAACCGTGACTGAAATGAAGCGGACCGAAAGTGTCGCCCAGGAAGCGGCGATACTGGTGGGAGTGTTGCTCGACCATCGCACCGCGGCCGAAGAGCCGCTCGACGAACTTGCCGGGCTTGCCGACACGGCCGGCGCCCGAGTCGTCGGGCGGATGACGCAGCGGCGCGAAACGCCCGACGTGACCACCTATCTCGGCAAGGGGAAGCTGACCGAGCTGCAGGGCTTGGCAGCATCGACCGACGCCGACGTGGTCCTCTTCGACAACGATCTCTCCCCGGCTCAAATCCGCAATCTGGAACAAGCGCTGAGCATCAAGGTGCTCGACCGCACCGAATTGATCCTCGATATTTTCGCCGGCCGGGCGCAAACCTACGAATCGCGGCTCGCCGTGGAAATGGCGCAGTTGCAGTATTCTCTGCCGCGGCTGAAGCGGATGTGGACCCACTTGTCGCGATTGAAGATGGGCATCGGCATGCGCGGGCCGGGCGAAAAGCAATTGGAAGTCGACCGCCGATTGGTCGAAAAGCGAATTCACGATCTGGGCGCCGAGCTCAAGGGCATCCAACGCCGCAAGGAGCGCGAAGTCGCCGCGCGCCACGATCGCATGACGGTCTCGCTCGTCGGTTACACGAATGCCGGCAAGAGCACGCTCTTGAATGTGCTCACCGGTTCCGACGTTCTGGCGGAAGATAAATTGTTCGCCACGCTCGACACTCGCACCCGCCGCTGGCAGTTGCCCGGCTGGGGGCCGGTGCTGCTGAGCGACACGGTGGGCTTCATTCGCGACCTGCCGCACCATTTGATCGCCAGCTTCAAGGCCACGCTGGAAGAAGCACGGCAAGCCGATTTGCTGTTGCACGTGGCCGATGCGTCGGACCCGGCGGCACTGGACCAGATCGCGGCCGTGTATGGCGTGCTCGAGGAGCTCGGCATCGAAGCGAAAGACACATTGCTGGTGCTAAATAAGATTGACGCGCTGGCGAACCGCAGCGCCGTCGACAGCATCCGCAGCCGTTATCCACATGCATTGCCGATCAGCGCTCGCCGCGGCACGGGCTTGCCGCAGTTGGCCGGTGAAGTAAGCGCGGCGTTGAGCCATAATTTCCTCGACGTCGATATCGAGACGGGCGTCGAAAACGGCCGATTGCAGGCCTATGTCGCCGCACATGGCGAAGTGCTCTCCAAGCAATACCAAGACAGCCGCGTGGTGATCCACTGCCGGATCTCCCAAAATCATCTTGGCCGAATCCACGAAGAAGCGACGGTCGTCCGACCGCACGACGTAGGGGCGAGGGACGAGGGGCGAGGGGCGAATGAGATGCGAACGACCGATGCCGATGGCCATCTACACCGCTCGCCCGCCGAGAACAATGGCACGGTGGGCAACATCGCCAAAGCCGCCGAATCGAACGGTCACGCCGAAACGGCCACTCCAAAAAGCAAAAAGCCACGCCGAGATTAGCAACCGCTCGTCGCCCCGTTGCCTCGTCCCTCGTCCCTCGTCCCTCGTCCCTCTTCCCCATGCCCTACCGCACCATCGCTGGAATGCGATCGCTCGTGACCGGCGCCTCGGGCGGGATCGGGCGGGCGATTGCCGTCGAGCTTGCCCGGCAAGGATCCAAAGTCGTGCTGCTTGCGCGGCGCGAAGATGCGCTTGCCGCGGTGGCCGAAGAGATTCGCAAGGCCGGCGGAGCTGCGGAATGCGTCGCCGGCGATGTTACCGATCCGGCGGTGCGGCGAGCGGCGTTGGATCGGGCGGCCGAGAAATTCGGCGGCCTCGATGGGCTGGTGAACAACGCCGGAATCGGCGCCACCGGCCGGTTCGACATGGCTCAGCCCGAGCGGCTGCGAAAAATCTTCGAAGTGAATTTCTTCGCCGCCGCCGAGCTTACGCGCGAGGCGCTGCCGCTGTTGCGGCAAGGTCGTCGGCCGATCGTGGTCAACATTGCTTCGGTGCTAGGCCATCGCGGCGCCCCGCAGATGAGCGAATATAGCGCGAGCAAATTCGCCCTGCGCGGCTTGAGCCAGGCCCTGCGAACGGAATTGCGGCCCGTGGGAATCGACCTGTTGGTCGTCAGCCCGGGAACGACCGAGACGGAATTTTTTGGCAACGTCGTCGACGGCGACGGCAAAACCCGCTGGCCGCGCTGGGGAGCCGTTTCATCGGCAGCGGTCGCCCGCGCCACAGTTCGGGCCATGCGCCACAAACGGCACGAGATCATCCCCAACCTTCCCGGCTGGTTCTTGACCTTCGTCAATCGCCTCTTCCCGCGATTGATCGACGAAGCGATGACTCGTTACGGCTGAACTACTGGCTGGCGTCGGCCGCGTCGTGGCGAATTGGGCGCCGCTGCTGGCTTGTCCAGGACAGGCCAGCAGCGGCGCCCATTCCCAAACCGCAAGCGAGCTTCCACGCAAACCGGGTTGAAAGCTCGCTTGCGGAATCGCGCTTCGGCACATTGCTCGCTCCCCAACCGGTTGGCCATTTGTTACGATTGACCGCAACCATCGGTTTTCACACACGAGCGGAGGACAATCGCCATGGTTCTGACTCCCAGCACGATGTTGCCCTTGGGCACCAAGGCGCCCGAGTTTTCGCTTCCGAATGTCGACGGCCGAACGGTGTCTCTGGCGGATTTCGCCGGGAGCCCGGCGCTATTGGTGATTTTCATGTGCAACCATTGTCCGTATGTAAAGCACGTGGCGGCGGGGCTTGCGCTGTTGGCCCGCGAATATCAGGCACGGGGCGTGGCAGTGGTGGGGATCAATTCCAACGACGCGGCCGGCTATCCGGCCGACTCGCCCGAGCAGATGGTCCACGAGGCGGAGAATCGCGGCTACACGTTTCCGTATCTCTACGATGAAACGCAGCAAGTGGCCAAGGCCTACCACGCCGCCTGCACGCCCGACTTCTACGTGTTCGACAAAGATCAAAAGCTCGTGTATCGCGGGCAGATGGATTCGAGCCGACCCGATTCGGGCATCCCGGTGACGGGCACGGATTTGCGGCGGGCGCTGGATGCCGTTCTCGCCGCCAAACCGGTTCCGGCGGAGCAAAAGCCGAGCATCGGCTGCAACATCAAATGGCGGGCGGGCAACGCCCCGGATTATTTTGGCCACGTTCGATAGGCCGCCATTCCGTGGCGGACCTTCCACGACGGAATCGCGGTCTACTTGTGGGATTCCGGCTTTTCTTGCCGCGGCGAGTATTTTTCAATGCGCCGCTGGGCTTCCTCCTCGGCTCGCTCTTCGGCTTCGACTTCGGAGCGGATCACATTGCCGAGCCACCAGCCCCACACCACATAGTGAAACGCGGCCAGCGCCGCCAGCAACAACACCATCCCGATCGCGCCGAACACGACCGGACTGACCGGACCCATCAAAACCGCGAGGATGGCAATGCCAAACAACAGCGCTCCCGCGGCCAGGATGATCGACAGCGACGATTTTCGCTTGGTCGCCGTCGGCGGTTCGTCCGGCCGTTCGGGCCGAACCGGCCGAAACTGCTCGATGCCGTTGTTCCGCGGCGCGTCGGGCTGGTGTGGATCCATCGTATGTTCCAGCCGTGCTGGCGCAGGCGGTTTTTGGAAAGCTCGGCGCTCGTCGGCGGTTCACCCTCGCTAACGCTTCGGGCTAGTATCACGCACACTCGCCCGAAGCGTTAGCGAGGGACGACGCCGCTATTGTTATTCTATCGCCGTTTGCCGTTACGAAACAAATTCCGGTTCGACTCGCTCGGGAATTACGCCCGCCTTAAAACCTTCGGCCAGGAGCCGGCGAACCGCCTCGCGGCCGCGCGGCCCGAAATCGAGCGTCCAATCGTTGACATACATCCCCACGAACCGATCGGCCCGGGCGTGATCCAGGTCGCGGCCATATTGAAGCGCGTATGCGAGCGATTCCTCGCGATGCCCCAACGCATAGCGAATGCTCTCGTGCAACAGCCGGTTCACTTCGTGAATCGCATCCGGGCCGAGATCTTTGCGAATCGCGTTGGCGCCCAGCGGCAGCGGCAATCCGGTTTGCTCGAGCCACCACGCCCCGAGATCGACCGCCAATCGTAAGCCGCGGTCGCCATAGGTGAGCTGACCTTCGTGGATCACCAATCCGGCTTGCACAGGCTGTCCCTGCCACTCTCCGGCCTCGACGGTTTCGATAATCTGATCGAACGGCACCACAACATGCCGCACGCCGACATGCCGCACGCCGACATGCTGCTCGCCGACATTCCGCACGCCGACATTCCGCTCGCCGCGGCCGAGGCAAAGCTGCAATGCGAGAAAAGCGGTCGTTAGC
It includes:
- a CDS encoding ATP-grasp domain-containing protein, with protein sequence MSAIRSGFEPWAADRFGDIDLRECAESIQLADYPAGLQQATATAPPGPWMYTGALENQPELIDRISQGRMLYGIGGQALRAVRDPLRVAAVLRDAGLNAPRCAGSAAGLPRDGSWLCKPLASAGGSRIRPWIDGPPTFGLEAPAYFQQRIEGMPVGAVFLAAGRRAHLLGVTRQLIGLDWCGLPADAAHRFRYCGSIGPLRLNSATANRFARIGDVLAEAFDLRGLFGVDAIVAGGDLAAGRSDVWPLEVNPRYTASVEVLERALGIRSIALHVAAFGGLPCATGSASVSMGADRRAAAAAEPVAHGGLADRLDDARPCCGKAILFACSDIIVGLKFPACCARRNSNCAWPTMADIPAAGSSIRAGQPVVTVLASGANEAAVLAKLKSSAELARAELAGTGACAAG
- the hflX gene encoding GTPase HflX, encoding MKRTESVAQEAAILVGVLLDHRTAAEEPLDELAGLADTAGARVVGRMTQRRETPDVTTYLGKGKLTELQGLAASTDADVVLFDNDLSPAQIRNLEQALSIKVLDRTELILDIFAGRAQTYESRLAVEMAQLQYSLPRLKRMWTHLSRLKMGIGMRGPGEKQLEVDRRLVEKRIHDLGAELKGIQRRKEREVAARHDRMTVSLVGYTNAGKSTLLNVLTGSDVLAEDKLFATLDTRTRRWQLPGWGPVLLSDTVGFIRDLPHHLIASFKATLEEARQADLLLHVADASDPAALDQIAAVYGVLEELGIEAKDTLLVLNKIDALANRSAVDSIRSRYPHALPISARRGTGLPQLAGEVSAALSHNFLDVDIETGVENGRLQAYVAAHGEVLSKQYQDSRVVIHCRISQNHLGRIHEEATVVRPHDVGARDEGRGANEMRTTDADGHLHRSPAENNGTVGNIAKAAESNGHAETATPKSKKPRRD
- a CDS encoding SDR family oxidoreductase, which gives rise to MPYRTIAGMRSLVTGASGGIGRAIAVELARQGSKVVLLARREDALAAVAEEIRKAGGAAECVAGDVTDPAVRRAALDRAAEKFGGLDGLVNNAGIGATGRFDMAQPERLRKIFEVNFFAAAELTREALPLLRQGRRPIVVNIASVLGHRGAPQMSEYSASKFALRGLSQALRTELRPVGIDLLVVSPGTTETEFFGNVVDGDGKTRWPRWGAVSSAAVARATVRAMRHKRHEIIPNLPGWFLTFVNRLFPRLIDEAMTRYG
- a CDS encoding thioredoxin family protein; translation: MVLTPSTMLPLGTKAPEFSLPNVDGRTVSLADFAGSPALLVIFMCNHCPYVKHVAAGLALLAREYQARGVAVVGINSNDAAGYPADSPEQMVHEAENRGYTFPYLYDETQQVAKAYHAACTPDFYVFDKDQKLVYRGQMDSSRPDSGIPVTGTDLRRALDAVLAAKPVPAEQKPSIGCNIKWRAGNAPDYFGHVR
- a CDS encoding MqnA/MqnD/SBP family protein → MTATKQLIRVGHSPDPDDAFMFHALANGKIDTGDFEFRHELVDIETLNRRAFAGELELTAVSVHAYAYLTDKYLLCPCGASMGDGYGPMVVAPRDYSLDELRGLTIAVPGTLTTAFLALQLCLGRGERNVGVRNVGEQHVGVRHVGVRHVVVPFDQIIETVEAGEWQGQPVQAGLVIHEGQLTYGDRGLRLAVDLGAWWLEQTGLPLPLGANAIRKDLGPDAIHEVNRLLHESIRYALGHREESLAYALQYGRDLDHARADRFVGMYVNDWTLDFGPRGREAVRRLLAEGFKAGVIPERVEPEFVS